In a single window of the Caproicibacterium sp. BJN0003 genome:
- a CDS encoding MBL fold metallo-hydrolase: MTIEEIAGGPLPTNCYLLTDDETKKTAVIDPGFWDQKLADAIRGKNVELILLTHAHFDHIMGVAQAVKETQAKVYLQKEDQQMATDSSLNLTSEVGFPPIETFPIERLLGEDETFSLGNLDIREIHTPGHTKGSCCFLTGNAIFSGDTLMKGTVGRTDFPSGSYQDMIHSIGKLKALSGDYKIYPGHEEKTTLSWERKYNPYMDTEAGSL, encoded by the coding sequence ATGACCATAGAAGAAATTGCCGGGGGTCCGCTGCCGACGAACTGTTATTTGCTGACAGATGACGAAACAAAAAAAACGGCGGTGATTGATCCCGGCTTTTGGGATCAGAAACTTGCAGATGCAATTCGGGGAAAAAATGTGGAATTGATCTTATTGACCCATGCACATTTTGATCATATTATGGGAGTTGCTCAAGCAGTAAAAGAAACACAGGCAAAAGTTTATCTGCAAAAAGAAGATCAGCAGATGGCAACTGACAGCAGTCTCAATCTGACGAGCGAAGTAGGATTTCCGCCGATTGAAACGTTTCCAATTGAACGGCTTTTAGGAGAAGATGAAACATTTTCTCTTGGTAATTTGGATATTCGAGAGATTCATACACCTGGTCATACAAAGGGAAGCTGCTGCTTTTTAACCGGAAATGCTATTTTTTCCGGAGATACTTTGATGAAAGGAACAGTTGGCCGTACAGATTTTCCAAGCGGCAGTTATCAAGATATGATTCATTCCATTGGAAAATTAAAAGCGCTTTCCGGTGATTATAAAATTTATCCTGGACATGAAGAAAAGACAACTCTTTCGTGGGAGAGAAAGTATAATCCCTATATGGATACGGAAGCAGGTTCTCTATGA